Proteins encoded within one genomic window of Bacillus thuringiensis:
- the nuoD gene encoding NADH-quinone oxidoreductase subunit NuoD: protein MIRTEEMLLNVGPQHPSTHGVFRLVIKIDGEIIKEATPVIGYLHRGTEKIAESLQYTQIIPYTDRMDYLSAMTNNYVICHAVETMMGLEIPERAEYLRVLAMELGRIASHLVWWGTNLLDIGAVSPFLYAFREREMIINLLNELCGARLTFNYMRVGGVKWDAPDGWIEKVEEFVPYMREQLAGYHDLVSGNEIFLNRVKGVGTYSAEEAISYSLSGANLRCTGVNWDLRKDEPYSIYDRFDFDIPVGSVGDAWDRYVCRMQEIEESLKIVEQAVQQFPKEGAVLAKVPKIIKAPKGEAFVRIESPRGEIGCYIASDGKKEPYRLKFRRPSFYNLQILPKLLKGENIANLITILGGVDIVLGEVDG, encoded by the coding sequence ATGATACGTACGGAAGAAATGCTTTTGAATGTAGGTCCTCAGCATCCGAGTACGCATGGTGTGTTCAGGCTTGTTATTAAGATTGATGGGGAAATTATTAAAGAAGCTACACCGGTTATTGGATATTTGCATCGCGGGACCGAAAAGATTGCAGAGAGCTTACAGTATACGCAAATTATCCCTTATACAGATCGAATGGACTATTTATCGGCCATGACGAATAATTACGTCATTTGCCATGCTGTAGAGACGATGATGGGGCTTGAAATCCCAGAGCGGGCTGAATACTTGCGAGTGCTTGCGATGGAGCTTGGAAGGATTGCGAGCCACCTCGTTTGGTGGGGGACAAATCTTCTTGATATAGGAGCGGTCAGCCCGTTTTTGTACGCGTTTCGTGAGCGAGAGATGATTATTAATTTATTAAACGAATTATGCGGTGCACGGCTTACTTTTAACTATATGAGAGTCGGCGGTGTGAAATGGGATGCGCCGGACGGTTGGATTGAAAAAGTGGAAGAGTTTGTTCCGTATATGAGAGAACAATTGGCAGGTTACCACGACCTTGTTAGCGGTAATGAGATTTTCCTAAATCGTGTGAAAGGCGTTGGTACATATAGCGCGGAAGAAGCGATTTCGTATTCTTTAAGCGGAGCGAATTTGCGGTGTACCGGAGTGAACTGGGATCTTCGCAAGGATGAACCGTACTCCATTTATGATCGGTTTGACTTTGATATTCCTGTTGGGAGCGTGGGGGATGCTTGGGATCGCTACGTTTGCCGAATGCAGGAAATTGAGGAGTCTTTAAAGATTGTTGAGCAAGCAGTCCAGCAGTTCCCAAAAGAAGGAGCTGTGCTGGCGAAAGTGCCGAAAATTATTAAGGCGCCTAAAGGGGAAGCGTTCGTCCGTATAGAGTCGCCGCGTGGAGAGATTGGTTGCTATATTGCTAGTGACGGAAAGAAAGAGCCGTACCGTTTGAAGTTTCGCAGGCCGTCTTTTTACAATTTGCAAATTTTACCGAAGTTATTGAAAGGTGAAAACATCGCCAATTTAATTACGATTTTAGGTGGAGTTGATATTGTACTTGGGGAGGTTGATGGCTGA
- the nuoH gene encoding NADH-quinone oxidoreductase subunit NuoH: MIETLLQSPSSWTNFFIFFGLAVLLLFAVLGFVTYGILAERKVMGFMQGRIGPNQVGGRFGLLQTVADVLKLLLKEDSIPKAADKPLFILAPVIAFAPAFMVLAVIPFTDKFQFADIGVGLLYYIAISGITTIGVVTGGWASNNKYSLLGGMRAAAQMISYEIPLVMSVIGIVLLAGSLNLNEIVAAQENVWYIFVQPIGFVVFLIAAVAELNRTPFDLPEAESELVSGYHTEYSGFRWAFFMLSEYVYFFGMASLITVLFLGGWNPVMFLGFIPGAVWFALKFSSVVFLLIWFRVTFPRIRGDQLMEFGWKVLLPIALANIFLTALIKELFF; this comes from the coding sequence ATGATTGAAACGCTCTTACAATCACCTTCAAGCTGGACGAATTTCTTCATTTTTTTCGGATTAGCGGTGCTCCTATTATTTGCAGTCCTCGGTTTCGTTACATATGGTATTTTGGCAGAACGGAAAGTGATGGGTTTTATGCAAGGGCGAATTGGACCAAACCAAGTCGGGGGCCGGTTCGGTCTGCTGCAAACGGTAGCTGATGTTTTGAAACTACTACTAAAAGAAGATAGTATTCCGAAGGCGGCAGATAAACCATTGTTTATATTAGCGCCTGTCATTGCATTCGCGCCAGCATTTATGGTGCTTGCAGTCATCCCATTTACTGATAAATTTCAGTTCGCGGATATTGGCGTAGGTTTACTGTATTACATCGCTATTTCTGGCATTACGACGATTGGCGTCGTAACCGGAGGATGGGCATCCAATAATAAATATTCTCTTTTAGGAGGGATGCGTGCGGCGGCGCAAATGATTTCTTATGAAATTCCGCTCGTAATGAGTGTAATTGGCATCGTTTTGTTAGCTGGTAGCCTAAATTTAAATGAAATCGTAGCAGCACAGGAGAATGTTTGGTACATTTTCGTGCAGCCAATCGGTTTCGTCGTATTCTTAATCGCGGCGGTAGCTGAGTTAAATAGGACGCCGTTTGATTTGCCGGAAGCAGAATCGGAACTTGTTTCTGGATATCATACGGAATACTCAGGGTTTCGCTGGGCATTTTTCATGCTTTCAGAGTACGTATATTTCTTCGGGATGGCATCTTTAATTACAGTTCTCTTTTTAGGCGGATGGAATCCAGTTATGTTCCTTGGATTTATCCCAGGAGCCGTATGGTTTGCTTTAAAGTTTAGCAGTGTAGTCTTTCTATTAATTTGGTTCCGCGTTACGTTTCCGCGTATAAGAGGTGACCAGTTAATGGAGTTTGGCTGGAAAGTATTATTGCCAATTGCACTTGCGAATATTTTCTTAACGGCATTGATTAAGGAGTTATTCTTCTAA
- the nuoK gene encoding NADH-quinone oxidoreductase subunit NuoK produces MSSVPASAYLTLAIILFCIGLFGALTKRNTVIVLVCIELMLNAANLNLVAFSKLGLFPNLTGQIFSLFTMAVAAAEAAVGLAILIALYRNRTTVHVDEMDTLKG; encoded by the coding sequence ATGAGTAGCGTTCCGGCTTCTGCGTATTTAACGCTTGCGATTATTTTGTTTTGCATCGGTTTATTTGGCGCTTTAACGAAGCGAAACACAGTGATTGTATTAGTTTGTATTGAATTAATGCTTAATGCGGCCAATTTAAATTTAGTAGCGTTTAGTAAATTAGGCTTATTTCCAAATTTAACAGGGCAAATTTTCTCTCTGTTTACGATGGCTGTAGCAGCAGCGGAGGCGGCAGTAGGACTCGCCATTTTGATTGCTTTGTATCGTAATCGCACGACGGTTCATGTAGATGAAATGGATAC
- the nuoI gene encoding NADH-quinone oxidoreductase subunit NuoI, with the protein MKGLFKGLKYTLSNLSKKKVTYDYPNQPLPLPDRFRGIQKFYPEKCIVCNQCSNICPTDCIQLTGKKHPDPTKKGKIIDTYDINFEICILCDLCTEVCPTEAIVMTNNFELAEYSRDDLFKNLQWLDENDENVRKENKA; encoded by the coding sequence ATGAAAGGTCTATTTAAAGGATTAAAATATACATTAAGCAATTTGAGCAAGAAGAAGGTGACTTATGATTATCCGAATCAACCGTTGCCACTGCCAGACCGCTTTCGAGGAATTCAAAAATTTTATCCGGAAAAATGTATTGTTTGTAATCAGTGCTCTAACATTTGTCCGACAGACTGTATTCAGTTAACGGGGAAAAAACATCCTGATCCTACGAAAAAAGGAAAAATTATCGACACATACGATATTAATTTTGAAATTTGTATTCTTTGTGATTTATGTACAGAAGTTTGTCCGACAGAGGCGATTGTTATGACAAATAACTTTGAACTCGCGGAATATTCACGTGATGACTTATTTAAAAATTTGCAGTGGCTTGACGAAAACGATGAAAACGTCAGGAAGGAGAATAAAGCATGA
- a CDS encoding NADH-quinone oxidoreductase subunit J, whose amino-acid sequence MNGEFVAFFILSLSAIIGGVLMLNLTKVMHMMLALVLTFLSIAGLYFLLSAEFIGVAQILLYSGAITIIMIFGIMLTKHNAENESRLTLRKWIIFFAVVAFGAVMYFAVNNIDFSNESTQGSLPLHEKNTLQIGTLLYSEYIIPFELTSVILLVALVGAIILAKKDEKEEDSNE is encoded by the coding sequence ATGAATGGCGAGTTTGTAGCATTCTTTATACTATCCTTGTCTGCAATTATTGGCGGCGTTCTTATGTTGAATTTAACGAAAGTCATGCATATGATGCTAGCTCTCGTTCTGACATTCCTTAGCATTGCAGGTTTGTACTTTCTTTTATCGGCCGAATTTATCGGCGTTGCACAAATTTTACTTTACTCTGGTGCGATCACAATTATTATGATTTTTGGCATTATGTTAACGAAACATAATGCGGAAAATGAGTCGCGTCTTACTCTTCGAAAATGGATTATCTTCTTTGCGGTTGTAGCATTTGGGGCAGTTATGTATTTCGCTGTTAACAATATTGATTTTTCAAATGAAAGCACACAAGGAAGTTTACCTCTCCATGAAAAAAACACACTTCAAATCGGTACACTTCTCTATTCAGAATATATTATTCCATTTGAGTTAACCTCAGTTATTTTACTTGTAGCACTTGTTGGCGCGATTATACTTGCGAAGAAGGATGAGAAAGAGGAGGATTCCAATGAGTAG